A section of the Chlorocebus sabaeus isolate Y175 chromosome 17, mChlSab1.0.hap1, whole genome shotgun sequence genome encodes:
- the LOC140708897 gene encoding uncharacterized protein → MGNGDWDRRGVSPSLLLGRVPVLVS, encoded by the coding sequence ATGGGCAACGGTGATTGGGACCGAAGGGGAGTCTCTCCATCACTGTTGCTGGGACGCGTGCCTGTGCTGGTGTCTTAG